A window of the Bradyrhizobium diazoefficiens genome harbors these coding sequences:
- a CDS encoding aspartate-semialdehyde dehydrogenase, giving the protein MGYKVAVVGATGNVGREMLSILDERKFPADEVVALASRRSVGVEVSYGDRTLKCKALEHYDFSDVDICLMSAGGEVSKEWSPKIGAAGAVVIDNSSAWRMDPDVPLIVPEVNADATAGFKSKNIIANPNCSTAQLVVALKPLHDKANIKRVVVSTYQSVSGAGKDGMDELFSQTKAVYTNSELIAKKFPKRIAFNVIPHIDVFMEDGYTKEEWKMMAETKKILDPKIKLSATCVRVPVFVGHSEAVNIEFENPISADEAREILRKSPGCLVIDKQEPGGYATPYEAAGEDATYVSRIREDATVENGLVLWCVSDNLRKGAALNAIQIAEVLINRKLIAAKKKAA; this is encoded by the coding sequence ATGGGTTACAAAGTCGCAGTCGTCGGCGCGACCGGCAATGTCGGACGGGAAATGCTCAGCATTCTGGATGAGCGCAAATTCCCCGCGGATGAGGTCGTGGCCCTGGCGTCACGCCGCAGCGTCGGCGTCGAGGTCTCCTATGGCGACCGCACCCTGAAGTGCAAGGCGCTCGAGCACTATGATTTCTCCGATGTCGACATCTGCCTGATGTCGGCGGGCGGCGAGGTGTCGAAGGAATGGTCGCCGAAGATCGGCGCGGCCGGCGCGGTCGTGATCGACAATTCCTCGGCCTGGCGCATGGATCCGGACGTGCCGCTGATCGTGCCGGAGGTGAATGCGGATGCGACCGCCGGCTTCAAGAGCAAGAACATCATCGCCAACCCGAATTGCTCGACCGCGCAGCTCGTGGTCGCGCTCAAGCCGCTGCATGACAAGGCCAACATCAAGCGCGTCGTGGTGTCGACCTATCAATCGGTGTCGGGTGCCGGCAAGGACGGCATGGATGAATTGTTCTCGCAGACCAAGGCCGTCTATACCAATAGCGAGCTGATCGCGAAGAAATTCCCCAAGCGCATCGCCTTCAACGTCATTCCCCACATCGACGTCTTCATGGAGGACGGCTACACCAAGGAAGAGTGGAAGATGATGGCGGAGACCAAGAAGATTCTTGATCCCAAGATCAAGCTCTCCGCGACCTGCGTGCGCGTGCCGGTGTTCGTCGGCCATTCCGAGGCCGTCAACATCGAGTTCGAGAATCCGATCAGCGCGGATGAAGCGCGCGAGATCCTGCGCAAGTCGCCCGGCTGCCTCGTCATCGACAAGCAGGAGCCCGGCGGCTACGCCACGCCGTACGAAGCGGCCGGCGAGGACGCCACCTACGTCAGCCGCATCCGCGAGGACGCGACGGTGGAGAACGGCCTCGTGCTCTGGTGCGTGTCGGACAATCTGCGCAAGGGCGCAGCCCTCAACGCGATCCAGATCGCGGAAGTGCTGATCAACCGCAAGCTGATAGCCGCGAAGAAGAAGGCGGCGTAA
- a CDS encoding HpcH/HpaI aldolase/citrate lyase family protein — translation MTRPRRSHLFMPGSNPRALEKARNLAADGLILDLEDSVAPDAKAVARDGIAAAIAAKGFGKREILIRTNGLDTQWWADDVAMAAKASPDGILVPKVSSIEDLQTIGRHLAELGAAPTVKVWAMIETARAVLHAEELAAAGRDSSSRLSGFVFGPNDISRETRIKMMPGRAAMIPMITHCILATRAHGLEILDGPYSDIANADGFATECAQARDLGFDGKTLIHPSQIEACNAIFTPPEEEIARARKIIAAFELPENVSRGAIRLDGAMVERLHADMAKRTIEIADAIAAMSKG, via the coding sequence ATGACCCGTCCGCGCCGCAGCCATCTGTTCATGCCCGGCTCCAATCCTCGCGCCCTGGAAAAGGCGCGGAATCTCGCCGCCGACGGCCTGATCCTCGATCTCGAGGATTCCGTCGCCCCCGACGCCAAGGCCGTGGCGCGCGACGGCATCGCCGCCGCGATCGCTGCAAAAGGGTTCGGCAAGCGCGAGATCCTGATCCGGACCAACGGCCTCGACACGCAATGGTGGGCCGATGACGTTGCGATGGCCGCCAAGGCATCGCCTGATGGCATCCTGGTTCCGAAGGTGTCGAGCATCGAGGATCTGCAGACCATCGGGCGCCACCTCGCCGAGCTCGGCGCCGCGCCGACGGTGAAGGTCTGGGCCATGATCGAGACTGCGCGCGCGGTGCTGCATGCCGAGGAGCTTGCCGCGGCCGGCCGCGATTCATCGAGCCGCCTGTCAGGTTTCGTGTTCGGCCCGAACGACATCTCGCGCGAGACGCGGATCAAGATGATGCCCGGCCGCGCCGCGATGATCCCGATGATCACCCATTGCATCCTGGCGACGCGCGCCCACGGTCTCGAGATCCTCGACGGTCCCTATAGTGATATCGCCAATGCCGACGGCTTTGCCACCGAGTGCGCGCAGGCGCGCGACCTCGGTTTCGACGGCAAGACGCTGATCCATCCCTCGCAGATCGAAGCCTGCAACGCGATCTTCACGCCACCCGAGGAAGAGATCGCCCGCGCCCGCAAGATCATCGCCGCGTTCGAGCTGCCGGAGAACGTCTCGCGCGGCGCGATCCGTCTCGATGGTGCGATGGTGGAGCGGCTGCACGCCGACATGGCAAAGCGCACGATCGAGATCGCGGATGCGATTGCAGCGATGAGCAAGGGCTGA
- a CDS encoding carbonic anhydrase, whose product MITFPKHLLEGYNAFATQRLPAEQNRYRELSVKGQFPEVMVIGCCDSRVAPETIFDVGPGALFVVRNIANLVPVYQPDGNAHGVSAALEYAVTVLKVKHIVVLGHAQCGGIRAFVDKIEPLTPGDFIGKWMQMFIKPGEVVEQRTHETMAQFVERIEKAAVFRSLENLMTFPFVRKAVEAGQMQLHGAYFGVAEGTLFVLDQGSKEFKSARSVV is encoded by the coding sequence ATGATCACATTCCCGAAGCATTTGCTGGAAGGCTACAACGCCTTCGCCACCCAGCGGCTGCCGGCCGAGCAGAACCGCTATCGCGAGCTGTCGGTGAAGGGACAGTTCCCGGAAGTGATGGTGATCGGCTGCTGCGATAGCCGTGTCGCACCGGAAACCATTTTTGACGTCGGCCCCGGCGCATTGTTCGTGGTCCGCAACATCGCCAACCTGGTGCCGGTGTATCAGCCCGACGGCAACGCGCACGGCGTTTCGGCCGCGCTCGAATATGCCGTCACCGTGCTGAAGGTGAAGCACATCGTCGTGCTCGGCCACGCGCAATGCGGCGGCATCCGCGCCTTCGTCGACAAGATCGAGCCGCTGACGCCGGGCGATTTCATCGGCAAATGGATGCAGATGTTCATCAAGCCGGGCGAAGTGGTCGAACAGCGCACCCACGAGACCATGGCGCAATTCGTCGAGCGCATCGAGAAGGCGGCGGTGTTCCGCAGCCTCGAAAACCTGATGACGTTCCCGTTCGTGCGCAAGGCGGTGGAAGCCGGCCAGATGCAATTGCACGGCGCCTATTTCGGCGTCGCGGAGGGAACGCTGTTCGTGCTGGACCAGGGCAGCAAGGAATTCAAGAGCGCGCGGAGCGTGGTCTGA
- a CDS encoding IS701 family transposase gives MSVNNHREAEERFGAYVDGLSSVIGHPRRRRQLRDYCTGLVLPGERKSVEPLAARTDPARTAAQHQSLLHFVGNACWSDEDVLAKVRQMVLPALEKDGPIEAWIIDDTSFPKQGKHSVGVHHQYCGQLGKQANCQVAVSLSIASRTGSLPVDYRLYLPETWAKDRARRKKAGIPKEIKFKTKPEIALDQIRRACEASLPRGVALMDAAYGRDARLRAGMSELNVSYVAGIVPTILMWGPGAGPRRMDKPMNNTGRRDEPELVTAKTLALGLPKLEWCTVKWREGSAEQLTSRFARVRVRVGSNKLIPEKSSAEWLLIEWPKSEAEPTRYWLSTLPETISFTRLVDLAKLRWRIERDYQELKQEVGLGHYEGRGWRGFHHHATLCIAAYGFLVAERATIPPSGPRCAPPLPAPRLPDDYRPRGSALAA, from the coding sequence ATGAGTGTCAACAATCACCGGGAAGCCGAAGAGCGTTTTGGGGCTTACGTAGACGGTCTTTCGAGCGTGATCGGTCATCCGAGACGTAGGCGACAGTTGCGCGATTATTGCACTGGGTTGGTGCTCCCCGGCGAACGCAAGAGCGTGGAACCGTTGGCGGCGCGAACGGATCCGGCGCGGACGGCTGCTCAGCACCAGTCGTTGCTGCACTTTGTGGGGAATGCATGCTGGTCCGACGAGGACGTGCTGGCGAAGGTCCGCCAGATGGTGCTGCCGGCGCTGGAGAAGGACGGGCCAATCGAGGCCTGGATCATCGACGACACCTCGTTTCCCAAGCAGGGCAAGCATTCGGTCGGCGTGCATCACCAATATTGCGGTCAACTCGGCAAGCAGGCCAACTGCCAGGTGGCGGTGTCGCTGTCGATCGCCAGTCGTACCGGCAGCCTTCCGGTCGACTACCGGCTGTACCTTCCGGAGACCTGGGCCAAGGATCGTGCACGGCGAAAGAAGGCAGGCATTCCGAAGGAGATCAAGTTCAAGACCAAGCCGGAGATCGCACTCGATCAGATACGACGGGCATGCGAGGCCAGCCTGCCGCGCGGCGTTGCCTTGATGGATGCCGCTTACGGCAGGGACGCGCGGCTGCGTGCAGGCATGTCGGAGTTGAACGTGTCTTACGTGGCCGGCATTGTGCCAACTATTTTGATGTGGGGGCCTGGCGCCGGCCCGCGGCGCATGGACAAGCCGATGAACAATACCGGCCGGCGCGACGAGCCTGAGTTGGTCACGGCCAAGACACTGGCCCTCGGTCTGCCCAAGCTTGAATGGTGCACGGTGAAGTGGCGGGAGGGCTCGGCCGAGCAGCTCACCTCGCGCTTTGCTCGTGTTCGCGTGCGTGTTGGGTCCAACAAGCTCATCCCGGAGAAATCGTCGGCGGAGTGGCTGTTGATCGAATGGCCGAAGAGCGAAGCTGAGCCGACCAGATACTGGCTCTCCACGCTGCCGGAGACCATCAGCTTCACGCGGCTCGTCGATCTGGCGAAACTGCGCTGGCGCATCGAGCGCGATTACCAGGAGCTCAAGCAAGAGGTCGGGCTGGGTCACTACGAGGGGCGCGGCTGGCGGGGCTTCCATCATCACGCGACCCTGTGCATCGCCGCTTACGGCTTCCTGGTCGCCGAGCGGGCGACGATTCCCCCCTCAGGACCTCGTTGCGCCCCGCCGCTCCCGGCACCTCGCTTACCCGACGACTATCGACCCCGCGGATCCGCCCTGGCGGCCTGA